CTCCAAGGCCGGCTGCATGGCATTCAGTCCTTTTCCTTTGTGAAGGCTTTGCGCAGTGGGTCCACCAAGGGTGAGGATGCAGCGGAAGAACCATTAAGGAGAGCATTGGCCAACGAGCGGAGGGATGAGTTCGCTAGTCGGGCTAGGACATTAATGGGTCTTATGGCGCAAATGGCTGAGGAAGAAGCCTCAACACGTCCCGCTCTGATGCATGATCCTATATTCGACGACCAAGACCCGTTCGTAGAGGCCCTTACCGCGGAGAATCTCGCGAGCGCGCTCTAAAATGTCTTCCTGCACAAATAGATTCCCGCTTTCGCGGGAATGACAGCTCCATTTGTATTCTTCTCTTTCAATCGTTAGACCAACACTGTAAAATAAACTTCCATGACAAGGACCGCGCTGAAGGAGGTTCTGCTAAAGGCGGAGGGCTTGGCGCTCTCGTTTCGCGGAGCTCCGCCGCTTCTCCGGGACGCGTGCCTTAGCCTGCGGGCAGGTCAGGTCACGGTGCTCACCGGCCCCACGGGCTCCGGCAAATCCCTTCTTCTCAAACGACTCGCCAATCAACTTCCCAATCAGAAAACTCTGCGTTCCGGGGGCCATGTGCATGTTCACGGGTCCTGCCGTCTCCTGTCTCAGGAACTGCGTTATCCGGAAGTAATGCAACTCAGTGTTAGCCAATGGCTTAGAAAACAATTTTCCAGGCCCGGCAGCCAACGGGCTACTACCTGTGCTGCGGGCCGGATCCGGCGCA
The sequence above is a segment of the Candidatus Omnitrophota bacterium genome. Coding sequences within it:
- a CDS encoding ATP-binding cassette domain-containing protein yields the protein MTRTALKEVLLKAEGLALSFRGAPPLLRDACLSLRAGQVTVLTGPTGSGKSLLLKRLANQLPNQKTLRSGGHVHVHGSCRLLSQELRYPEVMQLSVSQWLRKQFSRPGSQRATTCAAGRIRRRQLAEVLRHNSQVLLFDEPLAYLDEAGRLFFVQLLQRLRRERRAVLVVESRTAWLEEVADKWLKLENAKIRERRTIGVSLSYGGTTFTSTLDYVEHTLLVHPHF